In a single window of the Acidobacteriota bacterium genome:
- a CDS encoding ABC transporter permease, with product MRYETMLAVRYLGARRRQTFISFISIISMLGVAVGVAALILALAGQSGLHHDILARILGANAHITIFAPAGGAIEDAPALARAVEAVPLVAATSPVCFERGLITSEAYPTGTGVFLKGVDPDQEGRVTEIASKFTHGSLDALKRPARSGLQPIALGKDLARELGVRMGDRVQIIVPQLILNPFTVMPRSKTFEVVGILDSGFYDYDSTWAHIFLPTAQRLFGMGTGVSVLQVRVRDVDELSAARRAVATAAGVSYPVTDMVEMNKTFFGALRLEKLGIFLAISLIVIVAGLNIVSTLVLTVMGKVRDIGVLVAMGATSQGVMRLYVTQGLLIGLIGTGLGCGLGLSLAWWLDAYQVISLPAEVYFVPYIPFRVQFGDFGLVASTAVAVSFLSTLYPAFKASRLRPVEALRYE from the coding sequence GTGAGATACGAGACGATGCTCGCGGTCCGCTACCTGGGCGCGCGACGCCGACAGACCTTCATCTCCTTCATCTCGATCATCTCGATGCTCGGTGTCGCGGTCGGCGTCGCCGCGCTGATCCTCGCGCTCGCCGGCCAGAGCGGGCTCCATCACGACATTCTCGCGCGGATTCTCGGCGCGAACGCGCACATCACGATCTTCGCCCCCGCAGGCGGCGCCATCGAGGACGCTCCGGCGCTGGCCCGCGCCGTCGAGGCCGTCCCGCTCGTCGCCGCCACCTCGCCGGTCTGTTTCGAGAGGGGGCTCATCACCTCCGAGGCGTACCCGACCGGGACCGGCGTCTTTCTCAAGGGCGTGGATCCCGACCAGGAGGGGCGGGTGACCGAGATCGCCTCCAAGTTCACCCACGGGTCGCTCGACGCCCTGAAGCGCCCGGCGCGATCGGGGCTGCAGCCGATCGCCCTGGGAAAGGATCTGGCGCGCGAGCTCGGCGTCCGCATGGGTGACCGCGTCCAGATCATCGTCCCGCAGCTCATCCTGAACCCCTTCACCGTGATGCCCCGATCGAAGACGTTCGAAGTCGTCGGAATCCTCGACTCGGGGTTCTATGACTACGACTCGACGTGGGCGCACATCTTCCTGCCCACCGCCCAGAGGCTCTTCGGGATGGGCACCGGGGTCAGCGTCCTCCAGGTGCGGGTCAGGGACGTGGACGAGCTTTCGGCGGCCCGGCGGGCGGTGGCCACCGCCGCAGGGGTCTCCTATCCGGTCACCGACATGGTCGAGATGAACAAGACCTTCTTCGGAGCGCTCCGTCTCGAGAAGCTCGGGATTTTCCTCGCCATCAGCCTCATCGTGATTGTCGCGGGACTCAACATCGTCTCGACTCTCGTGCTCACGGTCATGGGAAAGGTGCGCGACATCGGCGTGCTCGTCGCCATGGGGGCGACGTCGCAGGGGGTGATGCGCCTGTACGTGACCCAGGGGCTCCTCATCGGGCTCATCGGCACGGGGCTGGGGTGCGGGCTGGGGCTGTCGCTGGCGTGGTGGCTCGACGCGTACCAGGTGATCAGCCTGCCGGCCGAGGTGTACTTCGTGCCGTATATCCCATTCCGCGTGCAGTTCGGCGATTTCGGCCTTGTTGCATCGACGGCCGTGGCCGTATCTTTCCTGTCCACGCTGTACCCGGCGTTCAAGGCCTCGCGCCTCCGGCCGGTGGAGGCGCTCCGGTATGAGTGA
- the lpxD gene encoding UDP-3-O-(3-hydroxymyristoyl)glucosamine N-acyltransferase — protein sequence MASVSRTLHEIAAAVGGRVEGNGDERIEGVAPIELAGPGQITFLANAKYLKRALDAKPGAILAAPGVDLPGANVVRVADPYLAMARVLSLFHPARVTAPGVRPSATVGAGCSIDPSAAVLDGARIGERVTLGARSVIHPGAAIGDGCEIGADTVVHANATLYARTRVGDRVVIHSGAVLGSDGFGFAHDGTLPVKIPQVGNVLVEDDVEIGANATIDRATFGSTIVGRGVKIDNLVQVAHNVVIGAGSILVAQSGISGSTKLGKGVVVAGQSGAVGHITIGDGAKIGAKSAVTHDLPAGAFVMGHPAIEAGVWRRSVAAFARLPEILRRLRRLERAGAGAGDSEGEGE from the coding sequence GTGGCTTCCGTCTCCCGCACGCTTCACGAGATCGCGGCCGCCGTCGGCGGCCGCGTCGAGGGAAACGGCGACGAGCGGATCGAGGGCGTGGCGCCGATCGAGCTCGCGGGACCCGGACAGATCACCTTTCTCGCGAACGCGAAGTATCTGAAGCGCGCCCTCGACGCGAAGCCGGGCGCCATCCTGGCGGCGCCGGGGGTCGATCTTCCGGGGGCGAACGTCGTCCGCGTCGCCGATCCCTACCTGGCGATGGCGCGCGTTCTCTCCCTCTTCCACCCGGCGCGCGTCACGGCGCCGGGGGTCCGTCCGTCCGCCACGGTGGGAGCCGGATGCTCCATCGACCCTTCCGCCGCCGTCCTCGACGGGGCCCGGATCGGCGAGCGGGTGACGCTCGGCGCCCGCAGCGTGATCCATCCCGGCGCGGCGATCGGCGACGGCTGCGAGATCGGCGCCGACACGGTCGTGCACGCCAACGCGACGCTGTACGCGCGGACGAGGGTCGGCGACCGGGTCGTGATCCACTCAGGCGCGGTGCTCGGCTCGGACGGATTCGGCTTCGCGCATGACGGAACGCTCCCGGTCAAGATCCCGCAGGTGGGGAACGTCCTCGTCGAGGACGACGTCGAGATCGGCGCCAACGCGACGATCGACCGGGCCACGTTCGGAAGCACGATCGTCGGCAGGGGAGTCAAGATCGATAATCTGGTGCAGGTGGCCCACAATGTGGTGATCGGCGCGGGGAGCATCCTCGTGGCCCAGTCCGGCATCTCGGGCTCGACGAAGCTCGGCAAGGGGGTCGTCGTCGCCGGCCAGTCCGGCGCCGTGGGTCACATCACGATCGGGGACGGGGCGAAGATCGGCGCGAAGTCGGCGGTGACGCACGATCTGCCGGCGGGAGCCTTCGTGATGGGGCACCCGGCGATCGAGGCGGGCGTCTGGAGGCGCTCGGTGGCGGCGTTCGCCCGGCTCCCCGAGATCCTGAGGCGGCTGCGGCGCCTGGAGCGGGCGGGGGCGGGCGCGGGGGATTCCGAGGGGGAGGGGGAGTGA
- the fabZ gene encoding 3-hydroxyacyl-ACP dehydratase FabZ: protein MVSIREILDVLPHRYPFLLVDRIVEIEEKTRAVGIKNVTINEPFFQGHFPGHPVMPAVLVVEGMAQVGAVMLLASMPDRRRKLIYFTGIDNARFRRPIVPGDQIRYELTVLKLKSRTCRMKGEAFVEGQLAAEAEILSALVDAPGGGAA, encoded by the coding sequence ATGGTTTCGATTCGGGAGATTCTGGACGTGCTGCCGCACCGTTATCCGTTCCTCCTCGTCGACCGCATCGTCGAGATCGAGGAGAAGACGCGCGCGGTGGGCATCAAGAACGTGACGATCAACGAGCCCTTCTTCCAGGGGCACTTCCCGGGCCATCCCGTGATGCCCGCGGTGCTCGTCGTCGAGGGAATGGCCCAGGTGGGGGCGGTCATGCTGCTCGCGTCGATGCCCGATCGCCGCCGCAAGCTGATCTATTTCACGGGGATCGACAACGCGCGATTCCGGCGGCCGATCGTCCCGGGGGACCAGATCCGCTACGAGCTGACCGTCCTGAAGCTCAAGTCGCGAACCTGCCGGATGAAAGGAGAGGCCTTCGTGGAGGGGCAGCTCGCCGCCGAGGCGGAGATCCTCTCGGCGCTCGTGGATGCCCCAGGGGGAGGCGCGGCGTGA
- the pssA gene encoding CDP-diacylglycerol--serine O-phosphatidyltransferase has product MSADPSLPGRDTSRRAPRSLKRGAHLIPSLFTTANIFCGYVSIVLATTGQFETSSLLIGVAALLDALDGRVARLTGTTSEFGKEFDSLADVISFGVAPAVLAWSWALADFGRLGWAVSFLYVICGALRLARFNIQSAAADRRYFVGMPIPPAACTIAACVFNHPERLDDDVLRVLCLSLVVVLALLMVSKARYRTFKELDLRSRRPYVWIVPFAIVLALVATHPQIVLLVSAFVYLLSGLIPRPGGQARSEILPDGAPSAGRAGGDHGP; this is encoded by the coding sequence ATGAGCGCCGACCCTTCGCTTCCGGGGCGCGACACGTCGCGTCGCGCGCCCCGCAGCCTGAAGCGCGGCGCGCACCTGATTCCCAGCCTCTTCACCACGGCCAACATATTCTGCGGTTACGTCTCGATCGTGCTCGCGACGACCGGCCAGTTCGAGACGTCGTCGCTCCTCATCGGCGTGGCCGCCCTCCTGGACGCGCTCGACGGCCGCGTCGCCCGGCTGACGGGGACGACGAGCGAGTTCGGCAAGGAGTTCGACTCGCTCGCCGACGTCATCTCATTCGGCGTGGCGCCCGCCGTCCTCGCGTGGTCGTGGGCGCTCGCCGACTTCGGCCGCCTCGGGTGGGCCGTCTCGTTCCTCTACGTCATCTGCGGCGCCCTCAGGCTCGCCCGGTTCAACATCCAGAGCGCGGCGGCCGATCGGCGGTATTTCGTGGGCATGCCGATTCCGCCCGCCGCGTGCACGATCGCGGCGTGCGTCTTCAACCACCCCGAGCGCCTCGACGACGACGTGCTCCGCGTCCTGTGCCTCAGCCTGGTGGTCGTCCTGGCCCTGCTGATGGTGAGCAAGGCGCGCTATCGGACGTTCAAGGAACTGGATCTCCGCTCGCGCCGGCCCTACGTCTGGATCGTCCCGTTCGCGATCGTCCTCGCGCTGGTGGCGACGCACCCCCAGATCGTCCTTCTCGTCTCGGCCTTCGTCTACCTGCTCTCCGGGCTGATCCCGAGGCCGGGAGGCCAGGCGCGGTCCGAGATTCTCCCGGACGGAGCCCCTTCTGCGGGGCGCGCCGGAGGGGATCATGGCCCCTGA
- a CDS encoding phosphatidylserine decarboxylase — protein sequence MIPAARPYVASLAIAAALLLTLRFFWLGGALLVACAALATFFRDPERAVPEGDDLVVSPADGRVVEVPRGSGGSGECVAIFLSLADVHVNRSPVAGKVLAVRYTPGTFRPAWEPAAGASNERNTLTLDGPAGTYEVSQIAGLVARRIHCSKRPGDHVGRGERIGYIAFGSRTELTMPPGAEVAVRIGDRVRGGETVIARLPRRGGES from the coding sequence ATGATCCCTGCTGCCCGGCCCTACGTCGCGAGCCTCGCGATCGCGGCCGCCCTCCTCCTCACCCTGCGATTCTTCTGGCTCGGCGGAGCCCTCCTCGTCGCGTGCGCCGCGCTGGCGACGTTCTTCCGCGACCCGGAGCGCGCGGTCCCAGAGGGGGACGATCTCGTCGTCTCGCCGGCCGACGGCCGCGTGGTGGAGGTGCCGCGAGGGAGCGGCGGGTCCGGTGAGTGCGTCGCCATCTTCCTCTCGCTCGCCGACGTGCACGTCAACCGCTCTCCCGTCGCGGGCAAGGTCCTCGCGGTGCGCTACACTCCCGGCACGTTCCGTCCGGCGTGGGAGCCCGCGGCGGGCGCGTCGAACGAGCGCAACACGCTCACCCTCGACGGCCCCGCCGGAACGTACGAAGTGAGCCAGATCGCGGGTCTCGTGGCGCGGCGGATTCACTGCTCCAAGCGGCCGGGAGACCACGTCGGCAGAGGCGAGAGGATCGGCTACATCGCGTTCGGATCGCGGACCGAGCTCACGATGCCCCCGGGGGCCGAGGTCGCGGTCAGGATCGGCGACAGGGTTCGTGGAGGGGAGACGGTGATCGCCAGGCTGCCCCGGCGTGGAGGCGAGTCATGA
- a CDS encoding ATP-dependent Clp protease ATP-binding subunit, which produces MFEKFTEKAKRVLFLARYEASQMGSRVIGTEHLLLGLLKEGEEVTRELFSRSNINLDMLRSELEEMGPSREKISTSVEIPFSEETKKALAYAEEEANRMLHTYIGTEHLVLGLLRVEHSAAARMLMEKGMVLYAAREDTISILKKKGLPKKKKETPFLNEFSQDLSAMAEAGMFDPLIGREMELERVVQILSRRRKNNPILLGEPGVGKTAIVEGLAQRIVEGNVPPSLIDKRILALDLSLIVAGTKYRGQFEERLKGIIAELTGNDDIIIFIDEIHSLIGAGSAEGSLDAANILKPALSRGEVQCIGATTPRDHHKYIEKDRALVRRFQAIKIAPPSEDDTISILRGIKERYERFHQVRYSDEALVCSVHLSNRYISDRFLPDKAIDVIDEAGARVKLRKRTSYQELRQMEVRLKEATRSMKRALARKDFEKAVRYHDEEMTLRKQYDELKTRCEDEGQLILEVGKGDIEEVISRWTGIPLQAVEKEEMEKLLKMEGFLHERIIGQDAAISALARAIRRSRAGLKSPARPVGSFIFLGPTGVGKTEVARTLAAFLFGGEASLVRFDMSEYMEKHAIAKMIGSPPGYVGHEEGGQLTERIKRKPYAVILLDEIEKAHPDVLNILLQVFEDGQLTDAYGDVVDFKNTLVIMTSNIGSSYIDRDKTLGFKTAADPRFDGRNRDFVLQELKRTLSPEFLNRIDETIVFDPLSDDQLLSICRLMIERLSETLKARNLELKATDDACRWLLKATEKERAYGARPLRRAIQKYIEDALSENLIQGRFDSVSQIEVFVEDDRISFRELAEMKTAN; this is translated from the coding sequence ATGTTCGAGAAGTTCACCGAAAAGGCCAAGCGGGTGCTCTTCCTGGCGCGGTACGAGGCGAGCCAGATGGGGAGCCGCGTCATCGGGACGGAGCACCTCCTCCTCGGGCTCCTCAAGGAGGGCGAGGAGGTCACCCGCGAGCTCTTCTCCCGCTCGAACATCAACCTGGACATGCTCCGCTCCGAGCTCGAGGAGATGGGGCCGTCTCGCGAGAAGATCTCCACCTCCGTCGAGATCCCTTTCAGCGAGGAGACGAAGAAGGCCCTCGCGTACGCCGAGGAAGAGGCGAACCGGATGCTCCACACGTACATCGGGACGGAGCATCTCGTGCTGGGGCTCCTCCGCGTCGAACACTCGGCGGCCGCGCGGATGCTGATGGAAAAAGGGATGGTCCTCTACGCCGCGCGCGAGGACACCATCTCGATCCTCAAGAAGAAAGGGCTCCCCAAGAAGAAAAAGGAGACGCCCTTCCTCAACGAGTTCTCGCAGGATCTGTCGGCCATGGCGGAGGCGGGGATGTTCGACCCCCTCATCGGCCGCGAGATGGAGCTGGAGAGGGTGGTCCAGATCCTCTCCCGCCGCCGCAAGAACAACCCGATCCTGCTGGGAGAGCCCGGCGTCGGGAAGACGGCCATCGTCGAGGGGCTGGCGCAGAGAATCGTCGAGGGGAACGTCCCACCGTCCCTCATCGACAAGAGGATCCTGGCCCTGGACCTCTCGCTGATCGTGGCCGGAACGAAGTACCGCGGTCAGTTCGAGGAGCGGCTCAAGGGGATCATCGCCGAGCTGACGGGGAACGACGACATCATCATCTTCATCGACGAGATCCACTCCCTCATCGGCGCCGGGTCGGCGGAGGGGTCGCTCGACGCCGCGAACATCCTGAAGCCGGCCCTCTCGAGGGGCGAGGTCCAGTGCATCGGCGCCACGACCCCGCGGGATCACCACAAGTACATCGAGAAGGACCGCGCGCTCGTGCGCCGCTTCCAGGCGATCAAGATCGCGCCCCCGTCCGAGGACGACACCATTTCAATCCTCCGGGGCATCAAGGAGCGCTACGAGCGATTCCACCAGGTGAGGTACTCCGACGAGGCCCTCGTCTGCTCCGTGCACCTGTCGAACCGCTACATCTCCGATCGGTTCCTCCCCGACAAGGCGATCGACGTGATCGACGAGGCGGGCGCGCGCGTGAAGCTCAGGAAGCGGACGTCGTACCAGGAGCTTCGCCAGATGGAGGTGCGCCTGAAGGAGGCGACCCGCAGCATGAAGCGGGCGCTCGCCCGGAAGGACTTCGAGAAGGCGGTGCGGTATCACGACGAGGAGATGACCCTCCGGAAGCAGTACGACGAGCTGAAGACCCGGTGCGAGGACGAGGGGCAGCTCATCCTCGAGGTCGGCAAGGGCGACATCGAGGAGGTCATCTCGCGCTGGACGGGAATCCCCCTCCAGGCCGTCGAGAAGGAGGAGATGGAGAAGCTCCTCAAGATGGAGGGGTTCCTCCACGAGCGCATCATCGGGCAGGACGCGGCGATCTCGGCCCTCGCCAGGGCGATCCGCCGCTCTCGCGCCGGGCTGAAGAGCCCCGCGCGGCCCGTGGGCAGCTTCATATTCCTGGGACCCACCGGTGTCGGCAAGACCGAGGTCGCGCGGACCCTCGCCGCGTTCCTGTTCGGGGGCGAGGCCTCGCTGGTCCGCTTCGACATGTCCGAGTACATGGAGAAGCACGCGATCGCGAAGATGATCGGATCCCCGCCGGGGTACGTCGGTCATGAGGAGGGGGGCCAGCTCACCGAGAGGATCAAGCGGAAGCCGTACGCGGTCATCCTCCTCGACGAGATCGAGAAGGCGCATCCCGACGTCCTGAACATCCTGCTCCAGGTCTTCGAGGACGGGCAGCTCACCGACGCGTACGGCGACGTCGTCGACTTCAAGAACACCCTCGTCATCATGACCTCGAACATCGGGTCGTCCTACATCGACCGCGACAAGACGCTGGGCTTCAAGACGGCCGCCGACCCCAGGTTCGACGGGCGCAACCGGGACTTCGTGCTCCAGGAGCTCAAGCGGACGCTGAGCCCCGAGTTCCTGAACCGGATCGACGAGACGATCGTCTTCGACCCCCTGTCGGACGATCAGCTCCTGTCGATCTGCCGCCTCATGATCGAGCGGCTGAGCGAGACGCTCAAGGCGCGCAACCTCGAGCTGAAGGCGACCGACGACGCCTGCCGCTGGCTGCTCAAGGCGACGGAGAAGGAGCGCGCCTACGGCGCCCGCCCGCTCCGCAGGGCCATCCAGAAGTACATCGAGGATGCGCTCTCCGAAAACCTGATCCAGGGCCGCTTCGACAGTGTGAGCCAGATCGAGGTGTTCGTCGAGGACGACCGCATCTCGTTCCGGGAGCTGGCCGAGATGAAAACCGCGAACTGA
- a CDS encoding OmpH family outer membrane protein encodes MSSFTRMLLLSATALAAAGVPAVAQGAPAPAEIRLAVVDMDRVMAESEMGKMEQVGIDKLKADRTALIASKQKELDSMEEQIRNASLSWSDEKREDQSRQFEVKRVELRRLNEDATRDVQAEFNRSMTKLQKAALGVTGAIGREKGYTLVLEKNTVPVLYASDTIEITDDVIRRLNASRGAEAAKAPAAPAKPATNPPKPGGGR; translated from the coding sequence ATGTCGAGCTTCACTCGAATGCTGCTGCTGTCCGCGACGGCACTCGCCGCGGCGGGCGTTCCGGCCGTGGCGCAGGGCGCGCCGGCTCCCGCAGAGATCCGACTCGCGGTCGTCGACATGGATCGCGTCATGGCGGAGAGCGAGATGGGGAAGATGGAGCAGGTTGGCATCGACAAGCTGAAGGCCGACCGGACAGCGCTCATCGCCTCCAAGCAGAAGGAGCTGGACTCGATGGAGGAGCAGATCCGCAACGCCTCGCTCTCGTGGAGCGACGAGAAGCGTGAGGACCAGTCCCGCCAGTTCGAGGTCAAGCGCGTGGAGCTCCGGAGGCTCAACGAGGACGCGACCCGGGACGTGCAGGCCGAGTTCAACCGGTCGATGACCAAGCTGCAGAAGGCGGCGCTGGGAGTGACCGGGGCGATCGGGCGCGAGAAGGGGTACACACTGGTCCTCGAGAAGAACACGGTCCCCGTCCTGTACGCCTCGGACACGATCGAGATCACCGACGACGTCATCCGGCGGCTGAACGCCTCGAGGGGAGCCGAGGCGGCGAAGGCTCCGGCCGCGCCGGCGAAGCCCGCGACGAACCCGCCGAAGCCCGGAGGGGGGCGGTAG
- a CDS encoding ABC transporter ATP-binding protein, protein MSELLRCRGLIKTFDGGARRVEVLRGVDLSVERGEMVAVIGESGVGKSTLLHLLGALDACDSGEYRFDGADVAAMSARERAAFRNRRLGFVFQFHHLLPELSVLENVALPAMIGGRARLSSETLATPLLEALGLGAMLHQRPAELSGGEQQRVAVARALVSAGDLVLADEPTGNLDPRTGDRVFEEFRRVQRERGVAAIVATHSGKLARRCDRVLELKEGVLEPARAPEVTFETAKSPA, encoded by the coding sequence ATGAGTGAGTTGCTCAGGTGCCGCGGGCTGATCAAGACGTTCGACGGCGGTGCGCGGCGCGTGGAGGTTCTCCGGGGCGTCGACCTCTCGGTGGAGCGGGGCGAGATGGTGGCGGTGATCGGCGAGAGCGGCGTGGGGAAGAGCACCCTGCTCCACCTCCTGGGAGCGCTCGACGCGTGCGACTCGGGGGAGTACCGGTTCGACGGAGCGGACGTGGCCGCGATGAGCGCCCGGGAGCGTGCGGCATTTCGCAACAGGCGCCTCGGCTTCGTCTTCCAGTTCCATCACCTGCTGCCGGAGCTGAGCGTTCTGGAGAACGTGGCGCTCCCCGCGATGATCGGAGGCCGGGCGCGGCTCTCGAGCGAGACACTCGCGACGCCGCTCCTCGAGGCGCTCGGGCTGGGCGCGATGCTCCACCAGAGGCCCGCGGAGCTCTCCGGCGGAGAGCAGCAGAGGGTCGCGGTGGCCCGTGCCCTGGTCTCGGCGGGCGACCTCGTCCTCGCGGACGAGCCGACCGGAAACCTCGACCCGCGCACCGGCGACAGGGTGTTCGAGGAGTTTCGCAGGGTGCAGCGCGAGCGCGGAGTGGCCGCCATCGTCGCCACGCACAGCGGCAAACTGGCCAGACGATGCGATAGAGTACTGGAGCTCAAGGAAGGCGTCCTCGAGCCGGCCCGCGCTCCTGAGGTGACGTTCGAGACAGCGAAATCACCCGCGTAG
- the bamA gene encoding outer membrane protein assembly factor BamA codes for MRRLSSGFATAWMVLALAALPVVASPDPDSNAPADPNVAPGDETAAPASPEPEAPPAAPAPAPHAPKITRIQIDGNQRLTTDAVLHIMSTRVGDPFDEEALRKDFKKIWDRGLLQDLSLESRDDKGGVAIIVHVREKPVVNNVSYDESKVVGESQIEDALKERKATIAIGEPVNLDAIKKAEEGIKSVLGQKGYLDAEVVSEMKPAESAGAMDIHFKIKEGPRTRIRKIEFTGNTVFSDHRLKKTLKLTREHGWFTKMSGKDTYHPLKLDQDMREVESLYHNDGYIEVELKAPVVTVVEEKTSTKPGKGRKWVHIVQPIEEGKQYRVGTVEVNGNSVFTAEQIRKRIPLRQGDILNNGLLQLGLDAIEADYGRKGYFYISTNRVINRKADGTADIVVKVSEDKPYKIDKIEFVGNTVTRDNVLRREMSVSEEDLLDIQKVRLGLRRINQLGFFEIQKEPVIKPVEGTDKVSVTVEGIEQRRSELQVGGGYSGLDGGFFTSSYQTRNFLGRGDVVSFNAQIGHISTRYVVSYTEPFFLGRPLIFGFSLFKTNSNFTDFNTTASGGSLTLGKRFMTFHSVSAAYQLQDTNFSPVTGITSQTTTSSIRPVYQYDTRNNFFRPSRGVLFFASVEYAGGTLGGDNNFIRPSFEVTKYVKSWHRTFWALHAGAGYVAPFGGDVLPTFDRFFLGGERTLRLFETRTVAPDAFVSRFFPAEIFLDKADCPPAPAGSHHNTQKRCNIFRYGGNKMVIFNVEYVIPSSGPVDFALFLDAGNVYTENHNIDLQDLRKDAGVELRFFLPVFGAPLRLIYGWNLDPHPHERSKNFVFSIGTTF; via the coding sequence TTGCGACGTCTCTCCTCGGGGTTCGCAACCGCCTGGATGGTGCTGGCACTCGCCGCCCTTCCGGTGGTCGCGAGCCCGGATCCCGACTCGAATGCGCCGGCGGATCCCAACGTCGCCCCGGGCGACGAGACCGCCGCCCCCGCCTCTCCCGAGCCGGAGGCGCCCCCGGCGGCCCCCGCTCCCGCGCCGCACGCGCCGAAGATCACGCGCATCCAGATCGACGGCAACCAGCGGCTGACGACCGACGCCGTGCTCCACATCATGAGCACCCGCGTCGGGGATCCGTTCGACGAGGAGGCGCTCCGGAAGGACTTCAAGAAGATCTGGGATCGCGGGCTGCTCCAGGACCTCTCGCTCGAATCGCGCGACGACAAGGGCGGGGTGGCGATCATCGTCCACGTCCGGGAGAAGCCGGTCGTCAACAACGTCTCCTACGACGAGAGCAAGGTGGTGGGCGAGTCGCAGATCGAGGACGCGCTGAAGGAGCGCAAGGCGACCATCGCCATCGGCGAGCCCGTGAACCTCGACGCGATCAAGAAGGCGGAGGAGGGGATCAAGTCGGTCCTCGGCCAGAAGGGGTATCTCGACGCCGAGGTCGTCTCCGAGATGAAACCGGCCGAGTCGGCCGGGGCGATGGACATCCACTTCAAGATCAAGGAAGGGCCGCGCACCCGCATCCGGAAGATCGAGTTCACGGGGAACACCGTCTTCTCCGATCACCGCCTCAAGAAGACCCTGAAGCTCACGCGGGAGCACGGGTGGTTCACGAAGATGAGCGGCAAGGACACGTACCACCCGCTCAAGCTCGACCAGGACATGCGCGAGGTCGAGAGCCTCTACCACAACGACGGGTACATCGAGGTCGAGCTGAAAGCCCCCGTCGTCACCGTGGTCGAGGAGAAGACCTCGACGAAGCCGGGGAAGGGGCGCAAGTGGGTCCACATCGTCCAGCCCATCGAGGAGGGAAAGCAGTACAGGGTCGGAACCGTCGAGGTCAACGGGAACTCGGTCTTCACCGCCGAGCAGATCCGCAAGCGCATTCCGCTCCGGCAGGGGGACATCCTCAACAACGGCCTCCTCCAGCTCGGGCTCGACGCCATCGAGGCGGACTACGGCCGCAAGGGGTACTTCTACATCTCGACCAACCGCGTCATCAACCGCAAGGCGGACGGCACCGCCGACATCGTCGTGAAGGTCAGCGAGGACAAGCCGTACAAGATCGACAAGATCGAGTTCGTCGGAAACACGGTCACGCGCGACAACGTCCTCAGGCGCGAGATGTCGGTCAGCGAGGAGGACCTGCTCGACATCCAGAAGGTCCGTCTCGGCCTCCGCCGCATCAACCAGCTCGGATTCTTCGAGATCCAGAAAGAGCCCGTGATCAAGCCCGTCGAGGGAACCGACAAGGTCTCGGTCACCGTCGAGGGGATCGAGCAGCGGCGCAGCGAGCTCCAGGTCGGCGGCGGCTACTCGGGGCTGGACGGCGGCTTCTTCACGTCGTCCTACCAGACGCGGAACTTCCTCGGCCGGGGGGACGTCGTCAGCTTCAACGCGCAGATCGGCCACATCTCGACGCGGTACGTCGTCTCGTACACGGAGCCCTTCTTCCTCGGCCGGCCGCTCATCTTCGGGTTCAGCCTGTTCAAGACGAACTCGAACTTCACCGACTTCAACACGACGGCGTCCGGGGGGAGCCTCACGCTCGGGAAGCGGTTCATGACCTTCCACTCCGTGAGCGCGGCGTACCAGCTCCAGGACACGAACTTCTCACCCGTGACCGGGATCACGTCGCAGACGACCACGAGCAGCATCCGCCCGGTCTACCAGTACGACACGCGGAACAACTTCTTCCGACCGTCGCGCGGCGTGCTCTTCTTCGCCTCCGTCGAGTACGCCGGAGGGACGCTCGGCGGCGACAACAACTTCATTCGCCCGTCGTTCGAGGTGACGAAGTACGTGAAGTCGTGGCACCGGACGTTCTGGGCGCTGCACGCCGGAGCCGGCTACGTGGCGCCGTTCGGCGGCGACGTGCTCCCGACGTTCGACCGGTTCTTCCTCGGGGGTGAGCGAACACTGCGCCTCTTCGAGACGCGCACCGTCGCGCCCGACGCCTTCGTGAGCCGCTTCTTCCCGGCCGAGATCTTTCTCGACAAGGCGGATTGCCCCCCGGCCCCCGCGGGCAGTCATCACAACACCCAGAAGCGTTGCAACATCTTCCGGTACGGCGGCAACAAGATGGTGATCTTCAACGTGGAGTACGTCATCCCCTCGTCGGGGCCGGTGGACTTCGCGCTCTTCCTCGATGCCGGCAACGTCTACACCGAAAATCATAACATCGACCTGCAGGACCTCAGGAAGGACGCCGGCGTGGAGCTGAGGTTCTTCCTCCCCGTGTTCGGCGCGCCGCTCCGGCTGATCTACGGGTGGAACCTCGACCCCCATCCGCACGAGAGATCCAAGAACTTCGTCTTTTCGATCGGAACCACTTTCTAG